One Methanohalophilus mahii DSM 5219 genomic window carries:
- a CDS encoding DUF4130 domain-containing protein: MIILFKANVTGVLLACLELRKRPEADLIYACDPKEGEAKLKMSNPESEVIRVGFDGKVDKQPLVKSIFPNGWHRITNFDSPPLNYIDLVLRHRKCNPAELVRLLYRCEGEVDGLYCGKERLCKRYYSYMREVRNNYHRLCMFVRPVCGETVLYAHVTPKNSVSDMLCRWLAVRNPDRAVIVVDGTFAYVCNGEILGMQHFLKTSVDSIQHLVPSEDSANLEELWITYYKSQMIDNRRNHSLSKKLQPRADSGYSSMSKKDRYFVERGIHTSTLLDFGNERQGGQ; this comes from the coding sequence ATGATTATTCTCTTTAAGGCCAATGTAACAGGTGTCTTACTGGCCTGTCTGGAATTGAGGAAACGGCCTGAGGCAGATCTTATTTATGCCTGTGATCCCAAAGAAGGGGAGGCTAAGTTGAAAATGTCCAATCCGGAATCTGAAGTAATTCGGGTTGGATTTGATGGAAAGGTCGATAAGCAACCGTTGGTCAAAAGTATTTTTCCCAATGGGTGGCACAGAATAACCAATTTTGATTCTCCTCCCTTGAATTATATAGACCTGGTGCTCAGGCACAGAAAATGCAATCCTGCTGAGCTTGTAAGACTATTGTATAGGTGTGAAGGGGAGGTAGATGGTCTTTATTGTGGTAAAGAAAGACTTTGCAAGCGATATTACAGTTACATGCGTGAGGTCAGGAACAATTATCACAGACTTTGCATGTTTGTGCGGCCAGTTTGCGGGGAAACAGTCCTTTATGCACATGTAACTCCTAAAAACAGTGTGTCTGATATGCTTTGCAGGTGGCTTGCAGTACGCAATCCGGATAGGGCTGTAATTGTTGTTGATGGAACGTTTGCTTATGTATGCAATGGTGAAATCCTGGGGATGCAGCACTTCCTGAAAACATCGGTGGATTCAATACAACATTTGGTTCCTTCTGAAGATTCTGCTAATCTGGAAGAATTGTGGATTACTTACTACAAAAGCCAGATGATAGACAACAGGCGCAACCATTCACTTTCAAAAAAATTACAGCCGCGAGCGGATTCAGGTTATAGTTCAATGTCCAAAAAAGATAGGTATTTTGTAGAGCGGGGTATCCACACATCTACATTACTTGACTTTGGGAATGAGAGGCAAGGTGGTCAATAA
- a CDS encoding radical SAM protein codes for MSIPSDGYHFTLHERMRYLSSGTKYDSCNQSAVCHAFGPDGRCIQLYKTLLTNYCAGECTYCPNRCHRDVRRVSLSPEEIVKITWGFYRKNAIEGLFLSSGIIGDPETTTEKQLHVARLLRSQGFNGYIHLRLMPGTPLHLLQEVAGVANKFGVNAETTGSVNYSEICPNFDYKKDVLQRLNWTCKLIRKQRKLHRYDRKTIGANDTQFVVGALDEPDRDIVNTVHDFMEKYQLRRPYFMSFDPVPDTPLENGSTSPKWREQRLYQVSYLLKDYGLDSCHIDQIYNDDGFLLNDDPKLELARVNPEMFPVEINSADYSSLLRVPGIGPISASRILRSRRPICGEDELARMGVVIGRARPFIKIGGSGQANLIQFAGGCT; via the coding sequence ATGAGTATTCCTTCAGATGGCTATCATTTCACTTTGCATGAAAGAATGCGATACCTTTCCTCGGGTACAAAGTATGACAGCTGTAACCAGAGTGCAGTATGCCACGCTTTTGGGCCTGACGGGCGCTGCATACAATTATACAAGACATTACTGACCAACTACTGTGCCGGAGAGTGTACTTATTGCCCGAATCGCTGCCATAGGGATGTGCGCAGGGTTTCCCTGTCCCCGGAAGAGATAGTTAAGATCACCTGGGGTTTTTACAGGAAAAATGCGATTGAAGGCCTTTTCCTTTCCTCTGGTATAATAGGGGATCCAGAAACAACAACCGAAAAACAACTTCATGTGGCCCGACTCCTGAGAAGTCAGGGGTTTAATGGTTATATCCACCTTCGACTCATGCCCGGTACACCTTTGCATTTGCTGCAGGAGGTAGCCGGGGTTGCCAACAAATTCGGGGTAAATGCAGAAACAACGGGTTCTGTGAACTATTCGGAAATCTGTCCTAATTTCGATTATAAGAAAGATGTCCTGCAGCGATTGAACTGGACCTGCAAATTGATAAGGAAACAGAGGAAACTGCACAGATATGATCGCAAGACCATAGGTGCCAACGATACTCAGTTTGTGGTGGGTGCTCTTGACGAACCCGACAGGGATATTGTGAATACCGTGCATGATTTCATGGAAAAATACCAGTTACGTAGGCCCTATTTTATGAGTTTTGACCCGGTACCTGATACTCCGCTTGAGAATGGTTCAACTTCTCCCAAATGGAGAGAACAGAGGCTCTATCAGGTATCCTATCTTTTGAAAGATTATGGGCTGGATTCCTGCCATATTGATCAAATCTATAATGACGATGGTTTCCTTTTGAATGATGATCCGAAACTCGAACTTGCCCGGGTCAACCCGGAAATGTTTCCTGTAGAAATAAACAGTGCCGATTACTCTTCCCTTCTCAGGGTGCCTGGTATAGGCCCCATAAGTGCTTCCCGTATCCTGCGATCCAGGAGGCCAATTTGTGGGGAGGATGAACTTGCACGTATGGGTGTTGTTATAGGTCGTGCACGTCCTTTCATCAAAATTGGTGGTTCCGGGCAGGCTAACCTTATACAATTTGCAGGAGGATGCACATGA
- a CDS encoding ArsR/SmtB family transcription factor, whose amino-acid sequence MSSMGCRIFHALGSETRVKILELLSNKEMHMSEIARELDISVPVVSKHVKVLEESELLERHVFGKSHVLKPNRKNIHLAVDSFAPTRKVEIEKGASLMEALRNVADIDVRKKGDREMIVSTDGEEGLFVYEIDGQFGDKNVNDCVLEDDTIVDWKKLEPITRIRLDIHVKK is encoded by the coding sequence ATGAGTTCTATGGGATGCAGGATATTTCATGCACTTGGCAGTGAAACCCGGGTTAAAATACTGGAACTCTTAAGCAACAAAGAAATGCATATGTCTGAAATTGCCAGGGAACTGGATATTTCAGTACCTGTAGTTTCCAAACATGTAAAGGTGCTTGAAGAATCTGAACTTCTTGAGAGGCATGTTTTCGGTAAGTCCCACGTATTAAAACCCAACAGGAAAAATATTCATCTAGCCGTTGATTCGTTTGCTCCCACAAGAAAAGTGGAAATTGAGAAAGGTGCTTCCCTTATGGAAGCCCTGCGCAATGTGGCAGATATTGATGTCAGGAAAAAGGGAGATAGGGAGATGATTGTTTCTACTGATGGTGAAGAAGGCCTTTTTGTCTATGAGATTGATGGTCAATTCGGGGATAAAAACGTGAATGATTGCGTGCTGGAAGATGACACAATTGTGGACTGGAAAAAACTGGAACCAATAACAAGGATTCGGCTGGATATTCACGTCAAAAAATGA
- a CDS encoding sugar phosphate isomerase/epimerase family protein: MIGISSFAYHDLSLGEALQNIEHVVNCAEIFSEGKHDLFKLNEIAFSYDLKYTVHAPSTDLNLASIREPIRNAALQLVEEMADICNEIDAELMVVHPGYFPFAYDMDFAFNAFQKSLPVLERIGEDAGVRICVENMPKWECFLFREPDFDIGANDFVLDIGHANTMGNLEAFLEREISHFHIHDNHGDNDEHLPPGEGNIDFSVIEGLLRQSNSIKIIENKSAEDALQSLSALKNMGIK; this comes from the coding sequence ATGATCGGTATCTCTTCGTTTGCTTATCACGACTTATCTCTTGGTGAAGCGTTACAAAACATTGAACACGTTGTCAATTGTGCAGAAATCTTTTCCGAAGGAAAACATGATTTATTCAAGCTGAATGAAATCGCCTTTTCCTATGACCTGAAATATACGGTCCATGCTCCCAGTACGGACCTCAATCTGGCAAGTATTCGTGAGCCCATCAGGAACGCAGCCCTTCAACTTGTGGAAGAAATGGCAGACATTTGCAATGAAATTGATGCTGAATTAATGGTTGTCCATCCCGGTTATTTCCCCTTTGCTTATGATATGGATTTTGCATTTAATGCATTCCAAAAATCGTTGCCTGTGCTGGAAAGGATTGGTGAGGATGCCGGTGTACGGATATGTGTGGAAAATATGCCAAAATGGGAATGTTTCCTTTTCAGGGAACCGGATTTTGATATAGGTGCAAATGATTTTGTACTGGATATTGGTCATGCCAACACAATGGGCAATCTGGAGGCTTTTCTTGAGCGTGAGATTTCCCATTTTCATATTCATGATAACCACGGGGATAACGATGAACATTTGCCACCTGGTGAAGGAAACATTGATTTTTCGGTCATAGAGGGATTACTCCGCCAAAGTAACTCCATTAAGATAATTGAGAACAAATCAGCTGAGGATGCTCTTCAGAGTCTTTCTGCTCTGAAAAATATGGGTATCAAATGA
- a CDS encoding ADP-dependent glucokinase/phosphofructokinase has product MNILCGYNANIDAVYRITGREVESIIGEVDKIELLMKIEHQPRIINSLEDFLAGLIHCMEYGRGAEWFIYSQDVLDFLKKRFFDRAEIRIGGNMGIMANVLSGLNVDMVVPNVVYLSGAQEALFSKRGMVLPPKFESKSGDEEPIHFVFDFRQGDSFELYGRRIIVSRENRFIATFDEFNPQMTISDFFKQYATEHIGEMDGAVVSGFHMLQSSYPDGSSFEEKLSPVLAQIDEWNSMSGFFIHAELGHFATSDIAKHVFLILAGRVDSMGLNEDELATLTQKMGFGIEGIHEMDISAMFQAAHNCIKSSLARALVVHTRDFVFCLSASDNMDKEKIDAIDFGLKCAAYFASSGSLPDRSKLEEKCGQFKRSEYGSLQVKRIKSITGAKQKGFGIYGIFNEYYFCAIPTLVVNEPAVTVGLGDTFTASSFLRLLELRNKS; this is encoded by the coding sequence ATGAATATCCTTTGCGGTTACAATGCTAATATCGATGCAGTTTACAGGATAACCGGAAGAGAGGTGGAATCCATCATTGGTGAGGTGGATAAAATTGAACTGCTGATGAAGATTGAGCACCAGCCCCGTATCATAAATTCCCTTGAAGATTTCCTTGCCGGACTTATCCATTGTATGGAATATGGCAGGGGTGCAGAATGGTTCATTTATTCCCAGGATGTTCTTGATTTTCTCAAGAAACGTTTTTTTGACCGGGCCGAGATCAGGATAGGGGGGAATATGGGTATAATGGCCAATGTACTCTCTGGACTCAATGTTGATATGGTTGTACCCAACGTTGTTTATCTTTCCGGGGCACAAGAGGCGCTTTTTTCAAAAAGGGGAATGGTGCTCCCTCCCAAATTCGAAAGTAAAAGTGGCGATGAGGAGCCGATACATTTTGTTTTTGATTTCCGTCAGGGAGACAGTTTCGAATTATACGGACGCAGGATAATTGTATCCCGGGAAAACAGGTTCATTGCAACATTTGATGAATTCAACCCTCAAATGACGATTTCTGACTTTTTCAAGCAATATGCAACGGAACATATTGGGGAAATGGATGGTGCAGTTGTATCCGGTTTTCATATGCTCCAATCCTCCTATCCGGACGGTTCTTCTTTTGAGGAAAAGTTATCCCCTGTACTTGCCCAGATTGATGAATGGAACTCGATGTCTGGGTTTTTCATCCATGCTGAGTTGGGTCATTTTGCGACATCGGATATTGCCAAACATGTTTTCCTTATACTTGCAGGAAGGGTTGATTCAATGGGGTTGAATGAGGATGAACTTGCAACCTTGACTCAGAAGATGGGTTTTGGGATCGAAGGCATACATGAAATGGATATTTCCGCAATGTTTCAAGCGGCCCACAATTGTATTAAAAGTAGTTTGGCCAGAGCCCTTGTTGTCCATACCAGGGATTTTGTCTTTTGTCTCTCTGCTTCAGATAATATGGATAAAGAGAAAATAGATGCTATTGATTTTGGTTTGAAGTGCGCGGCATACTTTGCTTCTTCAGGCTCATTGCCTGATAGGTCCAAGCTGGAGGAAAAGTGCGGTCAATTCAAGCGCAGCGAATATGGCAGCCTGCAGGTCAAGAGAATAAAATCTATTACTGGAGCCAAACAGAAAGGTTTTGGGATCTATGGTATCTTCAATGAATATTATTTTTGTGCAATTCCCACACTTGTGGTCAATGAACCAGCAGTGACAGTTGGATTGGGAGATACATTTACTGCATCTTCTTTCCTGCGATTGCTTGAATTACGCAACAAATCCTAA
- the pfkC gene encoding ADP-specific phosphofructokinase yields the protein MDISEWDKRYIEGYESVARNIPCVNGIFVAYNSNVDAIKHIGPGDVENLLRKVDADIVQQRIYSYPRQIDSPADFLARLLIAMKDGKAAEIPTYSTDIHEWLTDNLVFDEARMGGQAGIISNLLANMDLNNVIAYIPWLSPEQADYFVSSPNLLHPFVREGRMELLPPAEACNPDYKAKVNWIIEFNKGLSVKYAEDRIIVPRNNRLIISSRPPWVRIDMSDEVYEHLPEMGKTVDGAILSGYQMIKEEYEDGKTYRDYIARAVGAIGQLKKANPDICIHVEFTSIQNKFIRSAILNDIVRNHVHSLGLDTVEVANALNVLGYEELAYSVIKKEEDAIVALYEGAVRLLHELKLQRIHVHSLGFYICVVSKDCPIDVEQHLDSLLFASTTAAARALQGGINSFEDIKAGLDVPISTQGMDQIDKLGAYLIRQGKCNLEDFEKGCICTRNHDVLIIPTRVVDHPVDTVGIGDTISASAFAAVLAGMCSTRED from the coding sequence ATGGATATATCGGAATGGGATAAGAGATACATTGAAGGTTATGAGTCGGTTGCACGAAATATTCCCTGTGTAAACGGAATCTTTGTTGCCTACAACAGTAATGTGGATGCCATCAAGCATATTGGTCCGGGGGACGTGGAAAACCTGCTGAGGAAAGTGGATGCTGATATTGTTCAGCAGCGAATATATTCCTATCCCCGGCAGATAGATTCTCCTGCAGATTTCCTTGCACGACTCCTGATTGCGATGAAAGATGGTAAAGCTGCGGAAATTCCTACCTATTCAACTGATATCCATGAATGGTTGACTGATAATCTTGTTTTTGATGAAGCTAGGATGGGGGGGCAGGCCGGGATAATATCCAACCTGCTTGCCAACATGGACCTGAATAATGTGATTGCTTATATCCCCTGGCTTTCCCCTGAGCAGGCGGATTACTTTGTATCCTCACCGAATCTTTTACATCCTTTTGTCAGGGAGGGCAGGATGGAATTGCTCCCTCCTGCAGAGGCCTGCAATCCCGATTATAAAGCCAAGGTCAACTGGATTATTGAATTCAATAAAGGACTCTCTGTTAAATATGCCGAAGACAGGATAATCGTTCCTCGCAATAATCGCCTGATCATTTCATCACGTCCGCCCTGGGTTCGTATTGACATGTCCGATGAGGTCTATGAGCATCTCCCTGAGATGGGCAAAACCGTTGATGGGGCAATTCTCTCGGGTTACCAGATGATAAAAGAAGAATATGAAGATGGCAAGACTTACAGGGATTACATAGCACGGGCGGTAGGGGCAATCGGGCAGTTGAAAAAAGCCAATCCTGATATTTGCATACATGTGGAATTCACTTCCATACAGAATAAATTCATTCGCTCGGCAATTCTGAATGATATTGTGCGCAATCATGTCCATTCCCTGGGTCTCGATACTGTGGAAGTTGCCAATGCACTGAATGTTTTGGGTTATGAAGAACTTGCATATTCGGTAATCAAAAAAGAAGAAGATGCTATAGTAGCTCTTTATGAAGGAGCTGTCCGATTGCTTCATGAGCTCAAGTTGCAGAGGATCCATGTACACTCTTTGGGCTTTTATATCTGTGTTGTTTCCAAAGATTGTCCTATTGATGTTGAACAACATCTTGATTCCCTGCTTTTTGCATCCACTACAGCCGCTGCCCGGGCCCTCCAGGGCGGGATTAACAGTTTTGAGGATATAAAAGCAGGTCTTGATGTACCTATATCCACACAGGGAATGGATCAAATCGATAAACTGGGTGCCTATCTTATCAGGCAGGGAAAATGTAATCTGGAAGATTTTGAAAAAGGTTGTATCTGCACCCGCAATCATGATGTATTGATCATTCCGACTAGGGTGGTGGATCACCCTGTTGATACAGTAGGTATAGGGGATACGATTTCAGCAAGTGCCTTTGCAGCTGTACTGGCAGGTATGTGCAGTACGCGGGAGGATTGA
- the argJ gene encoding bifunctional ornithine acetyltransferase/N-acetylglutamate synthase: MRAIDGGICAVRGVHASGLKDDYMGLALIEGAGPCAGVFTRNKVIAAPVVLTRDNLENHKYIAGTIVNSGNANAFTGEQGMADAREMAKAAANKLGVQESHIAVASTGVIGRFLDVGWIKDHLDEVYGALSADPQGCRNATKAIMTTDLMEKEVAVELECGVRIGGIAKGSGMIEPNMGTMLAFIYTDAILSADTLKECLVKANDSSFNMMVVDGDTSTNDMALLTATGASSIAPDVANFQRGLDYVLVELAKKIARDGEGATKLIEVQVNGASDLADARKVAKTIVRSPLVKSAIYGHDPNWGRVVAAAGYSGASIDQDKISLKFSDGENAVTLVDHGQVADTSANRQLKSIMESDTVIISVDLSLGEAFAVAWGCDLTYDYVRINAEYTT, from the coding sequence ATGAGAGCAATTGACGGTGGTATATGTGCGGTACGTGGTGTCCATGCTTCAGGTCTGAAGGATGATTACATGGGCCTTGCGCTGATTGAAGGTGCAGGTCCTTGCGCAGGTGTTTTTACACGCAATAAAGTTATAGCGGCGCCGGTGGTTCTTACCAGGGACAATCTTGAAAACCATAAATATATTGCAGGCACAATTGTAAACAGCGGAAATGCCAATGCATTTACCGGTGAACAGGGAATGGCCGATGCTCGTGAGATGGCAAAGGCTGCTGCAAACAAACTGGGGGTTCAGGAGTCCCACATCGCAGTTGCATCCACCGGTGTGATTGGTCGTTTTCTTGATGTAGGTTGGATAAAAGATCATCTGGATGAAGTTTACGGAGCACTATCTGCAGATCCTCAGGGATGCCGCAATGCTACAAAGGCCATAATGACCACTGATCTGATGGAAAAGGAAGTGGCTGTAGAACTGGAATGTGGTGTACGTATCGGGGGTATTGCCAAGGGTTCCGGTATGATCGAACCCAACATGGGAACAATGCTTGCTTTTATCTATACGGATGCTATTCTTTCTGCCGATACACTGAAAGAATGTCTTGTAAAAGCCAACGATTCCAGTTTCAACATGATGGTAGTCGATGGTGATACCAGTACCAATGACATGGCTTTGCTGACCGCCACAGGTGCTTCTTCAATAGCTCCTGATGTAGCAAATTTCCAGAGAGGACTTGATTATGTCCTTGTAGAACTTGCAAAGAAAATTGCTCGTGATGGGGAGGGTGCTACCAAACTTATTGAAGTACAGGTAAACGGTGCCTCTGACCTGGCCGATGCACGCAAGGTTGCCAAAACCATTGTACGGTCACCTCTTGTAAAATCTGCGATATACGGACATGATCCCAACTGGGGCAGGGTTGTTGCCGCTGCTGGATATTCAGGTGCCTCTATTGATCAGGATAAGATTTCCCTGAAATTTTCGGACGGGGAAAATGCAGTTACTCTGGTAGATCATGGTCAGGTGGCGGATACCTCTGCCAACAGACAGCTAAAATCCATAATGGAAAGTGACACAGTCATAATTTCAGTGGACCTTTCACTTGGGGAAGCTTTTGCGGTTGCCTGGGGTTGTGATCTTACATATGATTATGTGCGTATTAATGCGGAATATACTACATGA
- a CDS encoding CBS domain-containing protein — MLVKEIMNSDVIYCSPEDKVSDAARSLKDNDISGMPVVDNGNIVGILSEVDLLALLEIPEHGDFWLPSPFEVIEIPIREFISWEDTKKMLSDVGSMPVSKIMRYGVFTVSPEDSIEDASHLMSRHKINRLPVVENDKLTGIITRGDIIRGIGNL; from the coding sequence ATGCTTGTAAAAGAAATTATGAACAGTGATGTGATTTATTGCAGTCCCGAAGACAAAGTGAGTGATGCTGCCAGATCGTTGAAGGATAATGACATAAGTGGTATGCCTGTAGTGGACAACGGCAATATTGTAGGTATACTTTCAGAGGTTGACCTGCTGGCTCTGCTAGAAATTCCCGAACATGGTGATTTCTGGCTCCCCAGCCCCTTTGAGGTGATAGAGATTCCTATCCGGGAATTTATCAGCTGGGAAGATACCAAAAAAATGCTTTCGGATGTAGGTTCAATGCCGGTTAGTAAAATAATGCGCTACGGTGTATTCACTGTCTCTCCTGAAGATTCAATTGAGGATGCTTCCCACCTGATGTCCAGACACAAGATAAACCGTCTGCCAGTGGTTGAAAATGACAAACTTACAGGCATAATCACCAGAGGGGATATCATCAGGGGTATAGGTAATCTGTGA
- the argC gene encoding N-acetyl-gamma-glutamyl-phosphate reductase codes for MKDKVNAGIIGATGYTGGELMRLLLNHPHVNLEMATSRKLAGKKVSKKHGHLAGMTDLEFEEFDPIAVRQRCDVVFLAVPHGSAMDIVPQLIDSGLRIVDLSADYRLGMDEFEKVYGLKHRDPRKAVFGLVELHPEVKGETFVANPGCYPTGATLAAAPVVKAGLADVAVFDSKSGITGAGVNPSQASHYPNMAENIQPYKLTNHRHRAEIWQELNALGGLDSVNFTPHVIPAIRGILTTAHLFLNEECSKEDIRQIYDSFYSDCPFVRLVDDIPALGNVRGSNFCDIGFEIDAKSNRLVVISAIDNLVKGASGQAIQNMNLMCGFRETDGLWNAGLAP; via the coding sequence ATGAAAGATAAGGTTAATGCAGGCATAATCGGTGCCACCGGCTATACCGGGGGAGAATTGATGCGCCTTCTTCTCAATCATCCTCATGTAAATCTTGAAATGGCGACTTCAAGGAAACTTGCCGGAAAAAAAGTATCCAAAAAACATGGCCATCTGGCCGGCATGACAGACCTTGAATTTGAAGAGTTTGATCCAATTGCTGTAAGGCAGAGGTGTGACGTGGTATTTCTGGCGGTTCCTCATGGCAGTGCTATGGACATTGTACCTCAACTTATTGACAGTGGCCTGCGTATTGTGGATCTGAGTGCGGATTATCGTCTGGGTATGGACGAGTTTGAAAAGGTCTACGGCCTTAAACACCGTGACCCTCGCAAGGCAGTATTTGGGCTGGTGGAACTGCATCCCGAGGTAAAGGGCGAAACTTTTGTTGCCAATCCGGGTTGTTATCCCACAGGAGCCACCCTCGCGGCTGCTCCTGTTGTGAAAGCAGGGCTTGCAGATGTTGCGGTTTTTGATTCCAAATCCGGCATAACAGGCGCCGGTGTGAATCCAAGCCAGGCATCCCACTACCCGAATATGGCGGAAAACATCCAGCCCTACAAGCTTACAAATCATCGCCATCGGGCGGAAATATGGCAAGAATTGAATGCTCTTGGTGGCCTTGATAGTGTTAATTTCACTCCCCATGTGATCCCTGCCATCCGCGGGATACTGACTACAGCTCATCTCTTTCTTAATGAAGAGTGTTCAAAAGAAGATATCCGGCAGATATACGACTCTTTTTACTCCGACTGTCCCTTTGTAAGACTTGTCGATGATATACCTGCGCTGGGTAATGTACGTGGTTCCAATTTCTGTGATATTGGTTTTGAGATTGACGCAAAGAGTAACAGGCTTGTCGTTATCTCGGCAATTGACAATCTTGTAAAAGGAGCTTCCGGACAGGCTATACAGAATATGAATCTAATGTGTGGCTTCAGGGAAACCGATGGCCTATGGAACGCGGGCCTTGCGCCCTGA
- a CDS encoding nucleoside 2-deoxyribosyltransferase: MNYKKIYLAGPLFSEAEKNFNEQLTQRIEGAGYDVFLPQRDSTDTESMRKKQDSAELFRKNSEAIDRADLIIAILDGGSDVDSGTAWEIGYAYAKTIPVIGLRTDFRTLGIEGTVNLMIEKTLLKLMYSTDKLLTELENMKK; the protein is encoded by the coding sequence ATGAATTACAAAAAAATATACCTGGCAGGCCCTCTTTTTTCCGAGGCTGAGAAGAATTTCAATGAACAACTCACACAGAGAATCGAAGGTGCAGGATATGACGTATTCCTGCCACAGAGGGATTCAACAGACACAGAAAGTATGCGCAAGAAACAGGATTCTGCAGAATTGTTCCGTAAAAATTCAGAAGCAATAGACAGAGCTGATCTCATCATAGCTATACTGGATGGAGGCAGTGATGTGGATTCCGGTACAGCCTGGGAAATCGGCTATGCTTATGCTAAAACCATCCCGGTAATTGGGCTGAGAACTGATTTTCGCACACTTGGAATCGAAGGTACGGTCAACCTGATGATAGAAAAAACCCTTCTTAAACTCATGTATTCAACCGATAAACTGCTTACAGAACTTGAAAATATGAAAAAATAA
- a CDS encoding TIGR00296 family protein: MLSLDEGKMAVSLARNTITEFLENGTKLDPDSVSLTTVFEEERGVFVTLSMKGDLRGCIGHPYPDSSLKDAIVDSAISASTRDPRFPPVKPEEMHLITVEVTVLTPPEKIDAAPAYLPDLIEIGRHGLIVKQGFYQGLLLPQVAPEQGFDAMEFLNHTCIKAGLAPDAWLTGAEVYWFEGQVFSEDSPEGQVVEKQF, from the coding sequence ATGCTTAGCCTAGATGAAGGTAAAATGGCGGTAAGCCTTGCCCGTAATACAATCACTGAATTTCTTGAGAACGGTACTAAGCTGGATCCGGATTCTGTGTCCCTAACTACTGTTTTTGAAGAGGAACGTGGAGTTTTCGTAACTCTTTCTATGAAAGGAGATTTGAGGGGCTGTATAGGTCATCCCTATCCAGATTCATCCCTCAAGGATGCAATTGTTGATTCTGCGATCTCAGCATCAACAAGAGACCCGCGTTTTCCTCCTGTAAAGCCAGAGGAGATGCATTTAATAACGGTCGAAGTTACCGTCCTGACGCCACCAGAAAAAATTGACGCGGCTCCTGCATATTTGCCCGATCTTATAGAGATAGGCAGACATGGGCTTATAGTCAAACAGGGTTTCTATCAGGGTTTACTCCTACCACAGGTGGCCCCAGAGCAGGGATTTGATGCTATGGAATTTTTGAATCACACCTGCATAAAAGCCGGACTTGCACCGGACGCATGGCTTACAGGTGCAGAAGTGTACTGGTTTGAAGGACAGGTCTTTTCCGAGGATTCCCCTGAGGGTCAAGTTGTGGAAAAGCAGTTCTAA